In Rhinoderma darwinii isolate aRhiDar2 chromosome 9, aRhiDar2.hap1, whole genome shotgun sequence, the following are encoded in one genomic region:
- the CELF1 gene encoding CUGBP Elav-like family member 1 isoform X3, which yields MNGTMDHPDHPDPDTIKMFVGQVPRSWSERELKELFEQYGAVYEINVLRDRSQNPPQSKGCCFITFFTRKAALEAQNALHNMKILPGMHHPIQMKPADSEKNNAIEDRKLFIGMVSKKCNENDIRVMFSQFGQIEECRILRGPDGLSRGCAFITFTTRSMAQTAIKAMHQAQTMEGCSSPIVVKFADTQKDKEQKRMTQQLQQQMQQINAASVWGNLAGLNSLAPQYLALYLQLLQQTASSSNLNSLSGLHPMGGEYSMGRTSGLSAMQIQNLAALAAAASVTQNPTSAGSALTTSSSPLSVLTGSGSSPSSNSSINTMASLGALQTLAGASGLNVGSLAGMAALNGGLGSSGLSNGTGSTMEALSQAYSGIQQYAAAALPSLYNQSLLSQQGLGAAGSQKEGPEGANLFIYHLPQEFGDQDILQMFMPFGNVVSAKVFIDKQTNLSKCFGFVSYDNPVSAQAAIQSMNGFQIGMKRLKVQLKRSKNDSKPY from the exons ATGAATGGCACCATGGATCATCCAGACCATCCGGATCCAGATACCATCAAGATGTTCGTAGGACAGGTTCCTCGCAGCTGGTCGGAGCGAGAGTTGAAGGAGCTGTTTGAACAGTACGGTGCAGTGTATGAAATTAATGTACTGCGAGACAGAAGCCAGAATCCTCCCCAGAGTAAAG GATGCTGTTTTATTACGTTCTTTACGCGTAAGGCTGCATTAGAAGCACAGAATGCTTTGCACAACATGAAGATTCTTCCCGGG ATGCATCATCCGATACAGATGAAACCAGCTGACAGTGAGAAGAATAATG CTATTGAAGACAGAAAGTTGTTTATTGGCATGGTATCCAAGAAGTGTAATGAAAACGATATCCGGGTCATGTTCTCTCAGTTTGGGCAGATAGAGGAATGCAGAATTCTGCGGGGACCTGATGGATTGAGCCGAG GTTGTGCATTCATCACATTTACAACTAGATCTATGGCACAGACTGCAATCAAAGCCATGCACCAAGCACAAACCATGGAG GGTTGTTCCTCTCCAATCGTCGTCAAGTTTGCAGACACCCAGAAAGACAAAGAACAGAAACGAATGACACAACAACTCCAGCAACAGATGCAGCAAATTAATGCAGCCTCTGTGTGGGGGAACCTCGCGGGACTTAACAGTCTGGCACCACAATACTTAGCA CTTTATTTGCAGCTCCTCCAGCAGACAGCCTCCTCCAGCAATCTCAACTCCCTAAGTGGCCTCCATCCCATGGGAGGGGAGTACAGCATGGGGAGAACATCAG GACTCAGTGCCATGCAGATACAGAACTTGGCAGCTTTAGCAGCAGCTGCCAGCGTTACACAGAACCCAACAAGTGCAGGCTCGGCACTCACTACATCCAGCAGTCCCCTCAGCGTCCTGACCGGTTCTG GTTCATCCCCTAGTTCAAATAGTTCAATCAACACCATGGCATCTCTCGGAGCTCTGCAGACCTTAGCTGGAGCCTCAGGTCTCAATGTTGGATCATTAGCAG GTATGGCTGCTTTAAATGGTGGTCTGGGCAGCAGTGGTCTGTCGAATGGCACTGGCAGCACAATGGAAGCCCTGAGCCAAGCTTACTCTGGAATCCAGCAGTATGCAGCCGCGGCATTGCCCTCCCTCTACAACCAGAGCCTATTGTCACAGCAGGGCCTGGGAGCTGCGGGCAGTCAAAAGGAAG GCCCAGAGGGCGCAAACCTCTTTATATACCACTTGCCCCAAGAGTTCGGTGACCAAGACATCCTGCAGATGTTCATGCCATTTGGAAATGTTGTGTCTGCCAAAGTTTTTATTGATAAACAAACGAACCTCAGCAAATGTTTTG GTTTCGTAAGCTATGACAATCCAGTTTCCGCTCAGGCTGCTATCCAGTCCATGAACGGCTTTCAGATCGGAATGAAACGTCTGAAAGTACAACTAAAACGCTCCAAGAATGACAGCAAGCCCTACTGA
- the CELF1 gene encoding CUGBP Elav-like family member 1 isoform X1, with the protein MNGTMDHPDHPDPDTIKMFVGQVPRSWSERELKELFEQYGAVYEINVLRDRSQNPPQSKGCCFITFFTRKAALEAQNALHNMKILPGMHHPIQMKPADSEKNNAIEDRKLFIGMVSKKCNENDIRVMFSQFGQIEECRILRGPDGLSRGCAFITFTTRSMAQTAIKAMHQAQTMEGCSSPIVVKFADTQKDKEQKRMTQQLQQQMQQINAASVWGNLAGLNSLAPQYLALYLQLLQQTASSSNLNSLSGLHPMGGEYSMGRTSGLSAMQIQNLAALAAAASVTQNPTSAGSALTTSSSPLSVLTGSGSSPSSNSSINTMASLGALQTLAGASGLNVGSLAGMAALNGGLGSSGLSNGTGSTMEALSQAYSGIQQYAAAALPSLYNQSLLSQQGLGAAGSQKEVDLWLTGPEGANLFIYHLPQEFGDQDILQMFMPFGNVVSAKVFIDKQTNLSKCFGFVSYDNPVSAQAAIQSMNGFQIGMKRLKVQLKRSKNDSKPY; encoded by the exons ATGAATGGCACCATGGATCATCCAGACCATCCGGATCCAGATACCATCAAGATGTTCGTAGGACAGGTTCCTCGCAGCTGGTCGGAGCGAGAGTTGAAGGAGCTGTTTGAACAGTACGGTGCAGTGTATGAAATTAATGTACTGCGAGACAGAAGCCAGAATCCTCCCCAGAGTAAAG GATGCTGTTTTATTACGTTCTTTACGCGTAAGGCTGCATTAGAAGCACAGAATGCTTTGCACAACATGAAGATTCTTCCCGGG ATGCATCATCCGATACAGATGAAACCAGCTGACAGTGAGAAGAATAATG CTATTGAAGACAGAAAGTTGTTTATTGGCATGGTATCCAAGAAGTGTAATGAAAACGATATCCGGGTCATGTTCTCTCAGTTTGGGCAGATAGAGGAATGCAGAATTCTGCGGGGACCTGATGGATTGAGCCGAG GTTGTGCATTCATCACATTTACAACTAGATCTATGGCACAGACTGCAATCAAAGCCATGCACCAAGCACAAACCATGGAG GGTTGTTCCTCTCCAATCGTCGTCAAGTTTGCAGACACCCAGAAAGACAAAGAACAGAAACGAATGACACAACAACTCCAGCAACAGATGCAGCAAATTAATGCAGCCTCTGTGTGGGGGAACCTCGCGGGACTTAACAGTCTGGCACCACAATACTTAGCA CTTTATTTGCAGCTCCTCCAGCAGACAGCCTCCTCCAGCAATCTCAACTCCCTAAGTGGCCTCCATCCCATGGGAGGGGAGTACAGCATGGGGAGAACATCAG GACTCAGTGCCATGCAGATACAGAACTTGGCAGCTTTAGCAGCAGCTGCCAGCGTTACACAGAACCCAACAAGTGCAGGCTCGGCACTCACTACATCCAGCAGTCCCCTCAGCGTCCTGACCGGTTCTG GTTCATCCCCTAGTTCAAATAGTTCAATCAACACCATGGCATCTCTCGGAGCTCTGCAGACCTTAGCTGGAGCCTCAGGTCTCAATGTTGGATCATTAGCAG GTATGGCTGCTTTAAATGGTGGTCTGGGCAGCAGTGGTCTGTCGAATGGCACTGGCAGCACAATGGAAGCCCTGAGCCAAGCTTACTCTGGAATCCAGCAGTATGCAGCCGCGGCATTGCCCTCCCTCTACAACCAGAGCCTATTGTCACAGCAGGGCCTGGGAGCTGCGGGCAGTCAAAAGGAAG TGGATCTTTGGCTCACAGGCCCAGAGGGCGCAAACCTCTTTATATACCACTTGCCCCAAGAGTTCGGTGACCAAGACATCCTGCAGATGTTCATGCCATTTGGAAATGTTGTGTCTGCCAAAGTTTTTATTGATAAACAAACGAACCTCAGCAAATGTTTTG GTTTCGTAAGCTATGACAATCCAGTTTCCGCTCAGGCTGCTATCCAGTCCATGAACGGCTTTCAGATCGGAATGAAACGTCTGAAAGTACAACTAAAACGCTCCAAGAATGACAGCAAGCCCTACTGA
- the CELF1 gene encoding CUGBP Elav-like family member 1 isoform X2, whose product MNGTMDHPDHPDPDTIKMFVGQVPRSWSERELKELFEQYGAVYEINVLRDRSQNPPQSKGCCFITFFTRKAALEAQNALHNMKILPGMHHPIQMKPADSEKNNAIEDRKLFIGMVSKKCNENDIRVMFSQFGQIEECRILRGPDGLSRGCAFITFTTRSMAQTAIKAMHQAQTMEGCSSPIVVKFADTQKDKEQKRMTQQLQQQMQQINAASVWGNLAGLNSLAPQYLALLQQTASSSNLNSLSGLHPMGGEYSMGRTSGLSAMQIQNLAALAAAASVTQNPTSAGSALTTSSSPLSVLTGSGSSPSSNSSINTMASLGALQTLAGASGLNVGSLAGMAALNGGLGSSGLSNGTGSTMEALSQAYSGIQQYAAAALPSLYNQSLLSQQGLGAAGSQKEVDLWLTGPEGANLFIYHLPQEFGDQDILQMFMPFGNVVSAKVFIDKQTNLSKCFGFVSYDNPVSAQAAIQSMNGFQIGMKRLKVQLKRSKNDSKPY is encoded by the exons ATGAATGGCACCATGGATCATCCAGACCATCCGGATCCAGATACCATCAAGATGTTCGTAGGACAGGTTCCTCGCAGCTGGTCGGAGCGAGAGTTGAAGGAGCTGTTTGAACAGTACGGTGCAGTGTATGAAATTAATGTACTGCGAGACAGAAGCCAGAATCCTCCCCAGAGTAAAG GATGCTGTTTTATTACGTTCTTTACGCGTAAGGCTGCATTAGAAGCACAGAATGCTTTGCACAACATGAAGATTCTTCCCGGG ATGCATCATCCGATACAGATGAAACCAGCTGACAGTGAGAAGAATAATG CTATTGAAGACAGAAAGTTGTTTATTGGCATGGTATCCAAGAAGTGTAATGAAAACGATATCCGGGTCATGTTCTCTCAGTTTGGGCAGATAGAGGAATGCAGAATTCTGCGGGGACCTGATGGATTGAGCCGAG GTTGTGCATTCATCACATTTACAACTAGATCTATGGCACAGACTGCAATCAAAGCCATGCACCAAGCACAAACCATGGAG GGTTGTTCCTCTCCAATCGTCGTCAAGTTTGCAGACACCCAGAAAGACAAAGAACAGAAACGAATGACACAACAACTCCAGCAACAGATGCAGCAAATTAATGCAGCCTCTGTGTGGGGGAACCTCGCGGGACTTAACAGTCTGGCACCACAATACTTAGCA CTCCTCCAGCAGACAGCCTCCTCCAGCAATCTCAACTCCCTAAGTGGCCTCCATCCCATGGGAGGGGAGTACAGCATGGGGAGAACATCAG GACTCAGTGCCATGCAGATACAGAACTTGGCAGCTTTAGCAGCAGCTGCCAGCGTTACACAGAACCCAACAAGTGCAGGCTCGGCACTCACTACATCCAGCAGTCCCCTCAGCGTCCTGACCGGTTCTG GTTCATCCCCTAGTTCAAATAGTTCAATCAACACCATGGCATCTCTCGGAGCTCTGCAGACCTTAGCTGGAGCCTCAGGTCTCAATGTTGGATCATTAGCAG GTATGGCTGCTTTAAATGGTGGTCTGGGCAGCAGTGGTCTGTCGAATGGCACTGGCAGCACAATGGAAGCCCTGAGCCAAGCTTACTCTGGAATCCAGCAGTATGCAGCCGCGGCATTGCCCTCCCTCTACAACCAGAGCCTATTGTCACAGCAGGGCCTGGGAGCTGCGGGCAGTCAAAAGGAAG TGGATCTTTGGCTCACAGGCCCAGAGGGCGCAAACCTCTTTATATACCACTTGCCCCAAGAGTTCGGTGACCAAGACATCCTGCAGATGTTCATGCCATTTGGAAATGTTGTGTCTGCCAAAGTTTTTATTGATAAACAAACGAACCTCAGCAAATGTTTTG GTTTCGTAAGCTATGACAATCCAGTTTCCGCTCAGGCTGCTATCCAGTCCATGAACGGCTTTCAGATCGGAATGAAACGTCTGAAAGTACAACTAAAACGCTCCAAGAATGACAGCAAGCCCTACTGA
- the CELF1 gene encoding CUGBP Elav-like family member 1 isoform X5, with protein sequence MNGTMDHPDHPDPDTIKMFVGQVPRSWSERELKELFEQYGAVYEINVLRDRSQNPPQSKGCCFITFFTRKAALEAQNALHNMKILPGMHHPIQMKPADSEKNNAIEDRKLFIGMVSKKCNENDIRVMFSQFGQIEECRILRGPDGLSRGCAFITFTTRSMAQTAIKAMHQAQTMEGCSSPIVVKFADTQKDKEQKRMTQQLQQQMQQINAASVWGNLAGLNSLAPQYLALYLQLLQQTASSSNLNSLSGLHPMGGEYSMGRTSGSSPSSNSSINTMASLGALQTLAGASGLNVGSLAGMAALNGGLGSSGLSNGTGSTMEALSQAYSGIQQYAAAALPSLYNQSLLSQQGLGAAGSQKEVDLWLTGPEGANLFIYHLPQEFGDQDILQMFMPFGNVVSAKVFIDKQTNLSKCFGFVSYDNPVSAQAAIQSMNGFQIGMKRLKVQLKRSKNDSKPY encoded by the exons ATGAATGGCACCATGGATCATCCAGACCATCCGGATCCAGATACCATCAAGATGTTCGTAGGACAGGTTCCTCGCAGCTGGTCGGAGCGAGAGTTGAAGGAGCTGTTTGAACAGTACGGTGCAGTGTATGAAATTAATGTACTGCGAGACAGAAGCCAGAATCCTCCCCAGAGTAAAG GATGCTGTTTTATTACGTTCTTTACGCGTAAGGCTGCATTAGAAGCACAGAATGCTTTGCACAACATGAAGATTCTTCCCGGG ATGCATCATCCGATACAGATGAAACCAGCTGACAGTGAGAAGAATAATG CTATTGAAGACAGAAAGTTGTTTATTGGCATGGTATCCAAGAAGTGTAATGAAAACGATATCCGGGTCATGTTCTCTCAGTTTGGGCAGATAGAGGAATGCAGAATTCTGCGGGGACCTGATGGATTGAGCCGAG GTTGTGCATTCATCACATTTACAACTAGATCTATGGCACAGACTGCAATCAAAGCCATGCACCAAGCACAAACCATGGAG GGTTGTTCCTCTCCAATCGTCGTCAAGTTTGCAGACACCCAGAAAGACAAAGAACAGAAACGAATGACACAACAACTCCAGCAACAGATGCAGCAAATTAATGCAGCCTCTGTGTGGGGGAACCTCGCGGGACTTAACAGTCTGGCACCACAATACTTAGCA CTTTATTTGCAGCTCCTCCAGCAGACAGCCTCCTCCAGCAATCTCAACTCCCTAAGTGGCCTCCATCCCATGGGAGGGGAGTACAGCATGGGGAGAACATCAG GTTCATCCCCTAGTTCAAATAGTTCAATCAACACCATGGCATCTCTCGGAGCTCTGCAGACCTTAGCTGGAGCCTCAGGTCTCAATGTTGGATCATTAGCAG GTATGGCTGCTTTAAATGGTGGTCTGGGCAGCAGTGGTCTGTCGAATGGCACTGGCAGCACAATGGAAGCCCTGAGCCAAGCTTACTCTGGAATCCAGCAGTATGCAGCCGCGGCATTGCCCTCCCTCTACAACCAGAGCCTATTGTCACAGCAGGGCCTGGGAGCTGCGGGCAGTCAAAAGGAAG TGGATCTTTGGCTCACAGGCCCAGAGGGCGCAAACCTCTTTATATACCACTTGCCCCAAGAGTTCGGTGACCAAGACATCCTGCAGATGTTCATGCCATTTGGAAATGTTGTGTCTGCCAAAGTTTTTATTGATAAACAAACGAACCTCAGCAAATGTTTTG GTTTCGTAAGCTATGACAATCCAGTTTCCGCTCAGGCTGCTATCCAGTCCATGAACGGCTTTCAGATCGGAATGAAACGTCTGAAAGTACAACTAAAACGCTCCAAGAATGACAGCAAGCCCTACTGA
- the CELF1 gene encoding CUGBP Elav-like family member 1 isoform X4 produces MNGTMDHPDHPDPDTIKMFVGQVPRSWSERELKELFEQYGAVYEINVLRDRSQNPPQSKGCCFITFFTRKAALEAQNALHNMKILPGMHHPIQMKPADSEKNNAIEDRKLFIGMVSKKCNENDIRVMFSQFGQIEECRILRGPDGLSRGCAFITFTTRSMAQTAIKAMHQAQTMEGCSSPIVVKFADTQKDKEQKRMTQQLQQQMQQINAASVWGNLAGLNSLAPQYLALLQQTASSSNLNSLSGLHPMGGEYSMGRTSGLSAMQIQNLAALAAAASVTQNPTSAGSALTTSSSPLSVLTGSGSSPSSNSSINTMASLGALQTLAGASGLNVGSLAGMAALNGGLGSSGLSNGTGSTMEALSQAYSGIQQYAAAALPSLYNQSLLSQQGLGAAGSQKEGPEGANLFIYHLPQEFGDQDILQMFMPFGNVVSAKVFIDKQTNLSKCFGFVSYDNPVSAQAAIQSMNGFQIGMKRLKVQLKRSKNDSKPY; encoded by the exons ATGAATGGCACCATGGATCATCCAGACCATCCGGATCCAGATACCATCAAGATGTTCGTAGGACAGGTTCCTCGCAGCTGGTCGGAGCGAGAGTTGAAGGAGCTGTTTGAACAGTACGGTGCAGTGTATGAAATTAATGTACTGCGAGACAGAAGCCAGAATCCTCCCCAGAGTAAAG GATGCTGTTTTATTACGTTCTTTACGCGTAAGGCTGCATTAGAAGCACAGAATGCTTTGCACAACATGAAGATTCTTCCCGGG ATGCATCATCCGATACAGATGAAACCAGCTGACAGTGAGAAGAATAATG CTATTGAAGACAGAAAGTTGTTTATTGGCATGGTATCCAAGAAGTGTAATGAAAACGATATCCGGGTCATGTTCTCTCAGTTTGGGCAGATAGAGGAATGCAGAATTCTGCGGGGACCTGATGGATTGAGCCGAG GTTGTGCATTCATCACATTTACAACTAGATCTATGGCACAGACTGCAATCAAAGCCATGCACCAAGCACAAACCATGGAG GGTTGTTCCTCTCCAATCGTCGTCAAGTTTGCAGACACCCAGAAAGACAAAGAACAGAAACGAATGACACAACAACTCCAGCAACAGATGCAGCAAATTAATGCAGCCTCTGTGTGGGGGAACCTCGCGGGACTTAACAGTCTGGCACCACAATACTTAGCA CTCCTCCAGCAGACAGCCTCCTCCAGCAATCTCAACTCCCTAAGTGGCCTCCATCCCATGGGAGGGGAGTACAGCATGGGGAGAACATCAG GACTCAGTGCCATGCAGATACAGAACTTGGCAGCTTTAGCAGCAGCTGCCAGCGTTACACAGAACCCAACAAGTGCAGGCTCGGCACTCACTACATCCAGCAGTCCCCTCAGCGTCCTGACCGGTTCTG GTTCATCCCCTAGTTCAAATAGTTCAATCAACACCATGGCATCTCTCGGAGCTCTGCAGACCTTAGCTGGAGCCTCAGGTCTCAATGTTGGATCATTAGCAG GTATGGCTGCTTTAAATGGTGGTCTGGGCAGCAGTGGTCTGTCGAATGGCACTGGCAGCACAATGGAAGCCCTGAGCCAAGCTTACTCTGGAATCCAGCAGTATGCAGCCGCGGCATTGCCCTCCCTCTACAACCAGAGCCTATTGTCACAGCAGGGCCTGGGAGCTGCGGGCAGTCAAAAGGAAG GCCCAGAGGGCGCAAACCTCTTTATATACCACTTGCCCCAAGAGTTCGGTGACCAAGACATCCTGCAGATGTTCATGCCATTTGGAAATGTTGTGTCTGCCAAAGTTTTTATTGATAAACAAACGAACCTCAGCAAATGTTTTG GTTTCGTAAGCTATGACAATCCAGTTTCCGCTCAGGCTGCTATCCAGTCCATGAACGGCTTTCAGATCGGAATGAAACGTCTGAAAGTACAACTAAAACGCTCCAAGAATGACAGCAAGCCCTACTGA